One part of the Terrimicrobium sacchariphilum genome encodes these proteins:
- a CDS encoding HXXEE domain-containing protein, with protein sequence MSHAYILWIATFAYALHVVEEYTFDWKGWAEHVLKLPVNWVHFAIVNGVVVVLGISCSQVAWSLPAYSLGLPALMLINATFFHVLPFLTTRGRFSPGLGTAVLLFYPIALWAYYGAYLDGVLTTPTLILSFVVGALLMASPIVMLKLRLLPYFNQNR encoded by the coding sequence ATGAGTCACGCCTATATCCTCTGGATCGCGACGTTTGCCTACGCCCTGCATGTCGTGGAGGAGTACACCTTTGACTGGAAAGGCTGGGCTGAGCACGTGCTGAAATTGCCGGTGAACTGGGTGCACTTTGCCATTGTGAATGGCGTGGTGGTGGTGCTGGGTATCTCCTGCTCCCAGGTGGCGTGGTCGCTCCCGGCGTATTCACTAGGATTGCCCGCACTGATGCTGATCAACGCAACCTTTTTCCACGTACTGCCCTTCCTGACGACGCGCGGGCGGTTTTCCCCGGGTCTGGGCACGGCGGTGCTGCTCTTTTATCCGATCGCGCTCTGGGCCTACTATGGCGCGTATCTCGACGGGGTGCTGACGACTCCGACGCTCATTTTATCCTTCGTTGTTGGCGCGCTCCTGATGGCCTCGCCCATCGTGATGCTCAAGCTCCGGCTCCTGCCGTATTTTAATCAAAACAGGTAA